A single Hemitrygon akajei chromosome 29, sHemAka1.3, whole genome shotgun sequence DNA region contains:
- the clcf1 gene encoding cardiotrophin-2 — protein sequence MEENSRGRSLYPSIRTRSHARRISQLVTQLENVVAELSAQSDQLLDLYRQQLGPPLNHPDFMPPDIPLGLPEPPSTQRGADWLSQRLWAFTLLSCLLGRLLDDQRRLRPSQVKLLDLLAYYWTGLCGLVATLEGLLGTLGVKTVAYPIPPTPPPEEMECLAPGLPERGTEGANVFKMKMQGLLVCLRCAFWLQVSEGGFRASTLLL from the exons ATGGAAGAGAACAGCAGAGGAAGATCCC TGTATCCCAGTATCCGGACACGATCTCATGCCAGGAGAATTTCTCAACTGGTCACCCAGCTGGAGAATGTGGTGGCTGAACTCAGTGCCCAATCTGACCAACTGCTGGACCTCTAT AGGCAGCAGCTGGGCCCACCACTAAATCACCCAGACTTCATGCCCCCAGACATTCCCTTGGGTCTCCCAGAGCCTCCTTCCACCCAGCGAGGGGCAGACTGGCTCTCCCAACGCCTCTGGGCATTCACCCTGCTCTCCTGTCTCCTGGGACGCCTGCTTGATGACCAGCGGCGCCTTCGGCCCTCGCAAGTCAAGCTCCTAGACTTGCTGGCTTATTACTGGACTGGCCTCTGTGGACTGGTCGCAACTTTGGAGGGGTTGCTGGGTACCCTGGGAGTGAAGACTGTGGCCTACCCCATTCCCCCAACCCCGCCGCCGGAAGAGATGGAGTGCCTGGCTCCTGGGCTTCCTGAGAGAGGCACCGAGGGAGCAAATGTCTTCAAGATGAAGATGCAGGGGTTGCTGGTGTGCCTCCGCTGTGCCTTCTGGCTGCAGGTGTCTGAGGGGGGCTTCCGTGCCTCCACCCTCCTTCTCTGA